The Shewanella halotolerans region GAGGCGCAGACAGTGATTGCCAGCAACACAGACACCCACGCCAACCAGACCTGTCAGAGTTGTCACATGCCTAACATGGGCAGCTGTGAAAACTTCAAGGCGATGCAGTTCCCCGATCAGGCCGGCTTCGATGCGGTGCGTAAGTCGCACATGTGGAAGATCGATGTCGACCCTGAGCGTAAGACACTCAACCCGCCAGAAGGTCAGCCAAGAATCCAAGGACCTAAGGGGGCCAAGGGCTGGACAGTGGCCAAGAATGAGGAGGGGCGCACCTACCTGGATCTCATGTGGTCTTGTGCCCGCACCTCTATCTCAGATCACGACGTAGTGGAAAACAAGGGTTGTCATAGCCAGTTCCAGTCTGAACTCGAGACAGGCCTGCACTACAAGGATCAGCTGGAGATCTACGGTGAAGTGATGAAGTGGCAGAAGCCTATTAAAGAGGTCTTCGGTCAGGTAGAGCAGGCGCTGGTGCGTATCGATCAGCTGCTCGAGGTCACTAAGTTGTCTACCGAAGACAAGACTCAGGTGCTGATGCTGGCCGAGAAGGCTCAGGCCACAGTGGATCTGATCAAGCAAGACGGCTCTTGGGGTGTCCATGGCTTCCGTTACAGCCAGAAACGTCTCGATGCTGCCCTCACCTATGTGACTCAGGCGCAGAAGATCTTAGACGGCAGCGGCTATTCGGCCAAGGCCAACTAAGTCTCTGACATCTTGAGATATCTAGGTCAATCACTAACCACCCGGCGCCTTTCCGGCGCCGGGTATTAGAGGAGAGAGAAGATGAAATCCAAACTAGGGCTATCACTGGCATTGCTGCTGGGGCTAACCCCGCTGTGCAGCCAGGCGGGTGGCGGCGCCGAGATGGCACCGGCGCACAGATACGAGCATAGCCTGCATACCATCAGCCTGGCCGAGGCCGAGGCCCTGCTGGCTCAGAAAGATGTCTACTTCTTCGACGTCAACACCTTAGAGCTGTGGGCCGAGGGCTATATCCCTGGGGCCGTCTACTTCAATGTCGATAACTGGAAAACCCTGCTGCCCGAGGATAAGGCGGCGCGCATGGTGTTTTACTGCGCTAATCGCCTCTGCAATGCCAGCGAGATCGCAGCTCATCAGGTGATGAAGCTGGGCTACACCAATGTGATGCAGATGCACGATGGCATCTATGGCTGGCGCCTGTCGGGTAGAAGTATTGAAAAACCATAATAAACAGAGTGTTGCCTGATTTTTTGAACAATAGGTATTTTGAATAATAGGCATTTTGAGCAATAGATGATTGAGAGTGTGAATATGAAAGCGAACCTACTGAAATCTTGTCGTGTCACCACCTTAGCCCTGGCCTGCACCTGGTCATTCTTTGCCACGGCAAGCGAGTCGCCCCAGGAGGTCGAAGATGCCTCCTATGCATTGGGGGCCTCTGTCGGTCATTACATCTCCGGCAAGATCTATAACCAGGTCGACCTTGGCGCCCAGGTCAAGGTCGATACCGTGATCCAGGGAGTGATCGACGCCCTTAAGGGTGAGGGCAAGATGTCCAACGAAGAGATACTGACTCACCTCAACGCCCGCGCCGAGTGGCTCAACAACGCCAAGGCCGCCAAACTCGAAGCCTTAGCCAGCAAGCATCAGGCCGAGGGCCAGGCCTACCTGGCGGCCAACCAGGCCAAACCTGGAGTCAAGGTGACCGAGTCGGGTTTGCAATATGAGGTGATCAAACAGGGCGACGGCCCTAAGCCAGTCGAGTCTGATGTGGTCACAGTGCACTACGTGGGTAAGCTGCTGGACGGCACCGAATTTGATAACTCTTATGAGCGCGACGAGCCCAACCGTTTCGCCCTGCTGTCGGTGATCGACGGCTGGAAAGAGGGGATCGCCCTGATGAATGTGGGCTCTACCTATCGTCTGACTATTCCTGCCGAGCTGGCTTATGGCAAGGAGGTGGTGGGCGTGATCCCGCCTGGCTCGACCCTGATCTTCGATGTCGAGCTGCTCAAGATGGAGGCGCCCGGCGAGAACGCTCACGGCATGGGCCTCAGCGGTATGGGCATGGGCGGCATGATGGGCATGGGCCACTAGTTTAGGTTATCGGCAGTAGGTGCTTGTTATGAATAGTTTAGTGTTCGCCATGGCGGTAACCCTGGTCTGTTTTATTGCGCCCATCTGGCGCCACTATTTCATCCAAGAGGCTAACGCCCTAGCCGGCGATGCGACCATCCCTGCTAGGAAGCAGACCCTGACACCTATTGTGCTGACAGGCATGCTACTGCTGATACCACTTACCCTCTATGGCCTGCTGGGCCGCTTCAACGACTGGCATACCGGCCAGGTCGACGAAAACATCGACTACCTGATCGCCGCCGACATCAACAAGAATGCGCGCATCTTGGATGACACGCCCCTAGATAGACTGGCCTTACTCAACCTGGCCAATGCCTACACCGAAGGGGGACGCTACGGTGAGGCGGTAGAGACCTTAGATAAATTACTGGCAATAGCGCCCGACGCCGAGCTGTATGGCATGAAGGCGACGGCGCTCTATTACCGTGATAACCGCGTCATGAGCCTGGAGGTTTCCCTCGTGATATCCCAGGCGCTGGCGCTCGACCCCGAGGAAGTGCAGTCACTACTGCTGATGGCGACCCACGCTTATCTGAATAGGGATTTTCAGCAAGCGATCGTCCATTGGCGGCAGTTACTGGACAGCGATAACCCCAACATAAACCGAGCATCGATTAACAGTGCGATTGTCAACGCTGAGCAGAAGATGGCTAACCGTACCGTGACTGCATCTGAGTAAAAGTCACCAAAATGAAAGATTCAATGAGGTCGGCATGCGTGCCGACGGATGGAGGATGCTGTGAGTGAAAATATAGAGAGACGGAGGTTCCTGAAATGCTTAGGAGCCGGCTCTTTGATGTTGGCGCCCTTGGGGTGCAGCGTTAAGGAGCAGACAGCGCAAGATGCCGCACCGCACTATGTGATGGTGTTCGATCAAAACAAATGTGTGGGGTGTGGCGGCTGTAAGGAGGCCTGTAACAAGGCCAATAATCTGCCCGAGGGACGTTCGCGGGTGGTACTGGAGCAGCAGTCATCTGCCGTTGCCGGGCAGGCTTGTCCGCACTGCGGCAAGACAGACTGTGACTGTCAGCGTAAGTATGTGCGGGTCTCCTGTCAGCAATGTCAGAACGCCCCTTGTGTGTCTGTGTGTCCCACAGGCGCGGCCCATAGGGATCCCAAGACGGGCATAGTGACCATGGACGCCAGCAAATGCGCCGGCTGTAAATACTGTATCGCCGCCTGTCCCTACAACGCCCGCTATATCAACAGCGAGACGGATGTGGCCGACAACTGCGACTTCTGTCTGCAGAGCAAGTTGGCCAAGGGAGAGCTGCCCGCCTGCGTGCAGGAGTGTCGCTACGACGCCCTGGTCTTTGGCGACGCCAACGACCCCAACTCCTATGTCAGTCGCCTGCTGGCGGTGAAGGATTCGGTGCGGGTCAAGGCTCACTTGGGTACGGAGCCTAGCCTACGTTACATACCTATCGTTAAGTTGGGGGTATAGAGATGGACGGAACACTCGAATTTACCATGGGCCTCTCGGAAGGGGTCGCCTGGCCCTGGCCCATCGCCGTTTACCTGTTCTTCGCCGGTATCTCGGGCGGTGCATTGTCGGTCGCCCTGTTTATCCGCTTCTATAAGCAGCAGAGCGCCAATACTCCCTTCCTCAAGGCATCGGCGCTGATCGCCTTCGTCACCATCGCCCTAGGCATGCTCTGTCTGGTGCTGGATTTGACCAATCCGCTGTTCTTCTGGCGCATCTTGGTCTACTACAACCTCAACTCAGTGATGTCGGTCGGGGTGATCGCCCTGTCAGCCTATATTCCGCTGGTGGCCCTGATTGCCCTGTTTGCGCTTGAGGAGGAGATACGTCGCCTGCCTATGCTGGCGCCGCTGCTACCCTTGATCGACAAGCTCAGACCCTGGCGTCGTAGCGGCGAGGCCCTGGTGCTGGTGCTGGCGCTGGCGGTATGTGCCTACACAGGCTTCTTGATCTCGGCGCTGATCCGCTTCCCCATCATCAACACCTCTGTGTTGCCGGCCTTATTTGTGGCCTCTGGCCTGTCGGCCGGCGCTGCGGCGGCCAAGATGCTGGCGGTGGGGCTGTTTAAGGAAGACAGACACAGCAGCGACATGCAGATTCTGCACGGCGCCGAGTGGCCCATCATGTTTGCCGAAGCCCTGTTCCTCTTCATGATCATCATGTCGTTGGTAACTGGTAACGCCGGTGCCCAGAGCGCCTTCGAGGCCTTCCACACAGGCAGCTGGTCCATGGTGTTCTGGTTGGGTGTCGTGGGTGTGGGATTCGGCGGCCCCTTGCTGCTGAACTTCGCCACCGGCGAGCGCTTTAGCCATTCCTCTCAGGCCTTCTACCTCTC contains the following coding sequences:
- the nrfD gene encoding NrfD/PsrC family molybdoenzyme membrane anchor subunit, which encodes MDGTLEFTMGLSEGVAWPWPIAVYLFFAGISGGALSVALFIRFYKQQSANTPFLKASALIAFVTIALGMLCLVLDLTNPLFFWRILVYYNLNSVMSVGVIALSAYIPLVALIALFALEEEIRRLPMLAPLLPLIDKLRPWRRSGEALVLVLALAVCAYTGFLISALIRFPIINTSVLPALFVASGLSAGAAAAKMLAVGLFKEDRHSSDMQILHGAEWPIMFAEALFLFMIIMSLVTGNAGAQSAFEAFHTGSWSMVFWLGVVGVGFGGPLLLNFATGERFSHSSQAFYLSGLCAVSGMMCLRMFILYAGQNFAI
- a CDS encoding FKBP-type peptidyl-prolyl cis-trans isomerase, producing MKANLLKSCRVTTLALACTWSFFATASESPQEVEDASYALGASVGHYISGKIYNQVDLGAQVKVDTVIQGVIDALKGEGKMSNEEILTHLNARAEWLNNAKAAKLEALASKHQAEGQAYLAANQAKPGVKVTESGLQYEVIKQGDGPKPVESDVVTVHYVGKLLDGTEFDNSYERDEPNRFALLSVIDGWKEGIALMNVGSTYRLTIPAELAYGKEVVGVIPPGSTLIFDVELLKMEAPGENAHGMGLSGMGMGGMMGMGH
- a CDS encoding 4Fe-4S dicluster domain-containing protein, with product MSENIERRRFLKCLGAGSLMLAPLGCSVKEQTAQDAAPHYVMVFDQNKCVGCGGCKEACNKANNLPEGRSRVVLEQQSSAVAGQACPHCGKTDCDCQRKYVRVSCQQCQNAPCVSVCPTGAAHRDPKTGIVTMDASKCAGCKYCIAACPYNARYINSETDVADNCDFCLQSKLAKGELPACVQECRYDALVFGDANDPNSYVSRLLAVKDSVRVKAHLGTEPSLRYIPIVKLGV
- a CDS encoding tetratricopeptide repeat protein is translated as MNSLVFAMAVTLVCFIAPIWRHYFIQEANALAGDATIPARKQTLTPIVLTGMLLLIPLTLYGLLGRFNDWHTGQVDENIDYLIAADINKNARILDDTPLDRLALLNLANAYTEGGRYGEAVETLDKLLAIAPDAELYGMKATALYYRDNRVMSLEVSLVISQALALDPEEVQSLLLMATHAYLNRDFQQAIVHWRQLLDSDNPNINRASINSAIVNAEQKMANRTVTASE
- a CDS encoding rhodanese-like domain-containing protein, translating into MKSKLGLSLALLLGLTPLCSQAGGGAEMAPAHRYEHSLHTISLAEAEALLAQKDVYFFDVNTLELWAEGYIPGAVYFNVDNWKTLLPEDKAARMVFYCANRLCNASEIAAHQVMKLGYTNVMQMHDGIYGWRLSGRSIEKP